ATAAACAAAGTAGATATTGCGATCGCAACTGGCAGCAAAATCAGTGACCAGTTATCAGTTAACGTCAGCTAACAACAAATGACAAATGACAAATGACCATCAAGTCATCGGTATCGATTTGGGCGGTTCTGCAATTAAGTTAGGGCGATTTTTGCCGGATGGGACTTGCTTGCAGTCTTTAACCGTACCTACGCCCCAACCAGCTACGCCAACAGCGGTACTATTGGCAATGGTAGAGGCGATCGCTCAAGTCGATCCGCAACGGCAAGCGGTGGCGATTGGTGTCGGAACTCCCGGTCCCGCTGATGCGGCGGGGCGAATTGCGAAAGTTGCGATTAATCTTCCTGACTGGTACAACGTTCCTTTAGCCGATTGGTTAGAAGCAAAAACGGGTTTACCGACAGTCGTTGCTAACGATGCCAATTGTGCGGGCGTAGGGGAAGCGTGGTTGGGGGTAGGGCGCAAGTTCAAGCATTTTATTTTATTGACTATAGGTACGGGTGTCGGTGGGGCAATTATCCTTAATGGCGAGTTATTTATCGGACATCGGGGCGCATCTGGGGAACTGGGACTCATTACCTTGCATCCTGATGGTCCACCCTGTAAAAGTGGCAATCAAGGCTCTTTAGAACAGTACGTTTCGGTAACAGCGATCCGACGGCGCACGGGCAAGGAACCAGCCGAGTTAGGCGCTTTGGCTGAAGCTGGAGATCCCGCGGCTTTGCAATTTTGGTCGGAATATGGTAAGGATTTAGGAGCAGGGTTGGCAAGTCTGGTATACGTACTATCGCCAGAAGCAGTGGCGATCGGTGGTGGTGCGTGTGCGTGTGCGGAGTTTTTCTTTCCTGCAACATGGGCTGAAATTGAGCGTCGAGTTGAACCCTGTTCCCGCGAGGGTTTGCAGTTAGTTTGCGCCGAGTTAGGCAATCAAGCCGGAATCGTGGGAGCGGCTAAATTGGCTTTGACAAAGGTAGTTGGTAACTGGTGAGTGGCTAGTGACTAGTGACTGGTGACTAGATAAACAGCCACTAGCCACCAGCCACTAGTCACTCTCTACTGATAACTGAATAATGAGAAATGAATTAAGATTTGCTGCTTGTATGTGGCTGCTGAGCCGCTCGGTGGTAGCAGTAGCGATGTTATTCATTGCACCTGCACTACCAAAACCACCAGGAGGCGTTATTCCTAATTTTGGTTGGCGAGTTTTTTCTCATTGGGATAGCGTCTTTTATCAACAGATTGCAACTTCTGGTTATGCAGGAGACAATGTTGCTTTTTTTCCGTTGTTTCCTCTGTGTATCCGTGCTTTGATGCTGCTGGGGTTATCAGCAGAAGTGGCGGGGGTATTAGTAAATAATTTGGCGTTTTTAGGCGCATTATTATTACTAGCTAATTGGATGGCTCGGCAGTATGGAACCAATGCAGCCCGGTGGAGTGCAGCCGTATTAGCTTGGTGTCCGCTGTCGTTGTTTGGTACGGTAGTCTACACGGAAGGGCTATATTTACTTTGCAGTACGGCAACCTTACGCGCTTTTGAATTTAAGCAGTATCCTGGGGTGGCGCTGTGGGGAATGTTGGCAACGGCGACTCGCCCAACTGGAATTGCGATCGTGCCTGCCTTAATTATCGCTGCTTGGAAAGAGCGCCGCCAATCGATCGCCTATCTTGCTAGCTTGGCAGCTGGCAGCGGTCTATTACTCTACAGCCTCTACTGTAGGATTTATTTAGGCGATTGGCTGGCTTTCGGACGCGCCCAGCAGGAATGGAAGCGATCGCTAGGGGTTGACGTACAAGGTTGGTGGAAGATGCTGATGCAAGTTGTTGTCGGCACTGCTAACTGGAAGTCTGGAAGGATCGAAGATCCGCTGCATCCGTTGTTGTTTATCGCGATAATTGCTTTGGCTTATTGTCTTTGGCGCTGGCGTAGCCGATTCAATCCAGTTAAGGTAGGCTATGGTTTTTGCGTACTCGTTTTGGCTTTGTGGCTGTTAGCAGGCGATCCGTTGCTGAATACGGTTGCTGTTTTAGGTGGTATCTATTTGTTATGGCATATGCGCCACCAACTAACTACTATAGCGATCGCCTATGGTTTTTGTGGTTTAGGATTGTTACTTGTTTCTGGTAGTACTTGGTCATTGACTCGGTTAGTTTACGGAATCATCTCGTTACCAATTGCACTTAGTTTATTACTCTCCCGCCATCCACGTTGGGGATATATAACATTAGTTTTTTTCACCATTTTACTAATCTTATTCTCAGTCAGATTTGCCCAAGAACTTTGGATAGCCTGAAATCAGTTATCAGTGACTAGTGACTGGTGGCTAGTGACTAGAAAGGAGTCCAGCCATCAGTTTGATGATTGAAAAAATCTCAGTTACGCCAGCGCGTAACGCACCAAAAACTTAGAGTGATGCGTTAGCGTTAGCCTTTGGCGTAACGCATCCTACGTATATTTCTGTCAACTGTTAACTGTCAACCAACAACAGATGACAAATGACGAATAACAAATGACAAAATATTACGATTTTAAGTAATTAAGCTAAACAATGTTGTTTTGTGGAAGCAGAGATTTTATCTCTACTCAAACCAACAAAGGGAATTTTGCCATGAGTCATGGTTTGAAGCATAAACCACCAAACGAGTTATCGAACAAGGAAAACGAAACAGTTTTTTATCGTTTTGTGGCTCGGTTTTTTGCTAAATTAGCAGCTACTTTTTTGGCTGGTATCCGCCTTTTTACCTCATTTTTAGCTCGGCAGATTGGAGGAGATCGACTATCGAGAAAACTCAAAACTAGTATTACGATCGCCCTACTTGTGATTTTTACAGTCTTAACCGGACATACTGTATCAGCACAAGTTGGTAGTCCGCCAATCGTACCTTTAAACCAAGTATCCATTCCCGAACCCGACAATATTGGCGAATTTATTCGCAACAAAACCGCTGCGATCGCTTTGGGAAAAACTTTATTCTGGGATATGCAACTCGGTACGGACGGTAATGTCACTTGTGCCACCTGCCACTTTAAAGCAGGTGCAGACAGCCGCTCTAAAAACCAAATCAACCCAGGATTAAAAGCAGGCGATCGCGTATTTAATCTTGCTGGCGCACCTAATTACCAGTTAACAGCGGCAGATTTTCCCTTTCATCAGCTAGAAGACCCCAATAATATCGCCTCTAGGGTTATATCTGACAGCAATGATATTGCAGGCTCCCAAGGGGTATTTCGAGCTGATTTTGTCGATATCGTGCCTGGAAGCGATAAAGATAACGTCACGCCACAGCCAGATGATATCTTCAGAGTCCAAGGTATCAACACGCGGCGCGTCACAGATCGTCACTCTCCAAGTGTTATCGATGCAGTCTTTAACTTCCGTAATTTCTGGGACGGCAGCGCCCAAAATATATTTAATGGAGTCGATCGCTCTGGCTTGAGAAACCCAGAAGCTTTAGTCTTACAAGCCGCTAACCGCAGGCGCTTGCGGGATGTACCAGTCAGAATTAAAAATTCGTCTTTGGCTTCCCAAGCCGTAGCACCCATAACCACAGCAGTTGAGACAGCAGCTGAAGATTTGCCAATAGCACCATTAGTCATCGATTTATCTGATACGGATAACACCGTGAGGGTGAGGGATACTAACGGTAATTTAGTTGATAGTAACAGTGCCGATATCGCCGCCTCAACAGATGCGATCGCGGAAACTAGCGCTACGACAGCACAATCGACTCGCCGGAGAATCATCAGGAGAATAGGGAGAAAGGCAGGTAAAAAACTCCTGGCTTTGCCACCTTTAGCAAAACAGCGCGTTGCTGCCGATGACAGCGTTTTAGGAGCTTTTAGTAAAGCACCTCAGCCAGGTTTAAACAAAACCTACGAGCAGATGATTCAAGAAGCTTTCCAACCTCAGTGGTGGGACTCTAACATGGTGATTCGCGTCAATCCGAATACGGGTAGGCGGAGATTCTATCGCCGACCGCGAAATCGCCCTCTATCAACAATTGAGTATACGCTGGCGGAATACAATTTCTCGCTATTTTTTGGATTAGCAGTTCAAGCCTATGAATCTACTCTAGTTTCCAGCCAAACGCCCTTCGACCAATTCTTAGCAGGAAACCGCAGTGCTTTTACCCCGCAGCAACAGCAGGGATGGCAGCTTTTCACTCGCAGGGGTTGTATTGGCTGTCATGCAAGTACAGAACTAACTGCGGCTTCGTTTCGGAATGTTTCTGGTCGTGGCAGAATCGGTAGAGCGCCAATTCCTGGAACCCCTGTGGAAGATACGGGATTTTTTGCCATTGGAGTTAGACCTCCACAGGAAGACGTTGCTTTAGGTGCTGATGATGGGTTTGGCAATTCGCTCTCTGAAGCACGGTTGGCACAGCAAGGGAAATTCTCGCAACTATTAGGAGAAAATCCACCCACGCTCGATCCACCCCTAAGTCCCAGCGATACCATCCTGGCGAATGGAGCCTTCAAAACTCCAGGACTGAGAAATATAGAACTGACTGCTCCTTATTTCCACAACGGCGGAACTTTGACTTTGGAGCAAGTGATAGATTTTTACAGTCGCGGTGGAGATTTTGGCGGTTTGCCAGTGCTGAATTTGACCACTAATGAAAAACAAGCGTTCGTCGCCTTCCTACGCGGACTGACCGATGAGCGAGTTCGCTTTCAAAGAGCGCCCTTCGACCACCCACAGCTTTTTGTTCCCAACGGACACCCAGGTAACCAAAATGCTGTAGTTAATGATGGTAAAGGACAAGCCACAGACGATTTGCTAGAAATTCCTGCCGTGGGACGTAATGGAGGCAATCCGATTCCAGATTTCCTGTCTAATTTCTCTACGACGGGGACAACTTTGAGTCAGTAAACAGTTGTCAGTTATCAGTTATCGGTTGTCGAGACGTTACATATAACGTCTCTAGGAGATTTACGATCGCCTAGCCCGATTTGTCGGGCTTTTTTCTTTCACAATTATGATGGCTAATATTCGGTATATCTAGATTAGCGATCGCCATATGTAAATGAAAATCAGCTATAAGAAATTTGCAACGATCTGCATTCACTCGCCCTAATGTAACAAGTAAAACTTATCCTCTCAATCCCAGTTAACGCTAATATTAGCTGGGGTGGCGTGACCGAAAGGGGATCGGATTAAGAGAAAATAAAACTAACACAGTCAGTCCTGATGCTCAATGAGCGTACCTGATACATCGCAACTGATACATCGCAACTGAATACAAAGAGTATGGATTTAGCCAATCTTGCAACCCAGTTGAATGCTGGGACGATTTTGCCAGAGAGTATCGTCCTCGTTACTCTCATGGTGGTTTTAGTTGGTGACTTGATTGTGGGTCGGAGTTCCTCGCGCTGGGTTGCTTATGCAGCGATCGCAGGGCTGCTTGGTTCCATAATCGCTCTCTATTTTCAATGGGATATTGCCAATCCAATAGCTTTCTTAGGCGGCTTTAATGGTGATGACCTGAGCATAGTTTTTCGCGGTATTATCGCGCTGTCTGCCGCTGTCACCATTTTGATGTCAATTACCTACATCGAAAAAAGCGGTACTGCTTTGGCGGAGTTTCTCGTCATTTTGCTCACTGCTACTTTAGGCGGAATGTTCCTCTCTGGAGCAAACGAGCTGGTGATGATTTTTATCTCTCTAGAGTCTTTAAGTATTTCCTCTTACCTGCTGACGGGATACACCAAACGCGACCCCCGTTCTAACGAGGCGGCGCTGAAATACCTATTGATTGGTGCTTCCTCTACAGCCGTCTTCCTTTACGGCGTATCCCTACTCTACGGACTCTCGGGCGGACAAACTGAACTGAGCGCGATCGCCACTGGGATCGTCCAAGCTAACGCGGGTCAGTCTCTCGGTCTGGCGATCTCCCTCGTCTTCGTCATTGCGGGAATTGGCTTCAAAATCTCCGCTGCACCTTTCCACCAATGGACTCCAGACGTTTATGAAGGTGCGCCCACTCCAGTCATTGCTTTCTTATCTGTAGGTTCTAAAGCCGCTGGGTTTGCCCT
This window of the Chroococcidiopsis thermalis PCC 7203 genome carries:
- a CDS encoding ROK family protein is translated as MTNDHQVIGIDLGGSAIKLGRFLPDGTCLQSLTVPTPQPATPTAVLLAMVEAIAQVDPQRQAVAIGVGTPGPADAAGRIAKVAINLPDWYNVPLADWLEAKTGLPTVVANDANCAGVGEAWLGVGRKFKHFILLTIGTGVGGAIILNGELFIGHRGASGELGLITLHPDGPPCKSGNQGSLEQYVSVTAIRRRTGKEPAELGALAEAGDPAALQFWSEYGKDLGAGLASLVYVLSPEAVAIGGGACACAEFFFPATWAEIERRVEPCSREGLQLVCAELGNQAGIVGAAKLALTKVVGNW
- a CDS encoding cytochrome-c peroxidase, coding for MSHGLKHKPPNELSNKENETVFYRFVARFFAKLAATFLAGIRLFTSFLARQIGGDRLSRKLKTSITIALLVIFTVLTGHTVSAQVGSPPIVPLNQVSIPEPDNIGEFIRNKTAAIALGKTLFWDMQLGTDGNVTCATCHFKAGADSRSKNQINPGLKAGDRVFNLAGAPNYQLTAADFPFHQLEDPNNIASRVISDSNDIAGSQGVFRADFVDIVPGSDKDNVTPQPDDIFRVQGINTRRVTDRHSPSVIDAVFNFRNFWDGSAQNIFNGVDRSGLRNPEALVLQAANRRRLRDVPVRIKNSSLASQAVAPITTAVETAAEDLPIAPLVIDLSDTDNTVRVRDTNGNLVDSNSADIAASTDAIAETSATTAQSTRRRIIRRIGRKAGKKLLALPPLAKQRVAADDSVLGAFSKAPQPGLNKTYEQMIQEAFQPQWWDSNMVIRVNPNTGRRRFYRRPRNRPLSTIEYTLAEYNFSLFFGLAVQAYESTLVSSQTPFDQFLAGNRSAFTPQQQQGWQLFTRRGCIGCHASTELTAASFRNVSGRGRIGRAPIPGTPVEDTGFFAIGVRPPQEDVALGADDGFGNSLSEARLAQQGKFSQLLGENPPTLDPPLSPSDTILANGAFKTPGLRNIELTAPYFHNGGTLTLEQVIDFYSRGGDFGGLPVLNLTTNEKQAFVAFLRGLTDERVRFQRAPFDHPQLFVPNGHPGNQNAVVNDGKGQATDDLLEIPAVGRNGGNPIPDFLSNFSTTGTTLSQ
- a CDS encoding mannosyltransferase family protein, translating into MRNELRFAACMWLLSRSVVAVAMLFIAPALPKPPGGVIPNFGWRVFSHWDSVFYQQIATSGYAGDNVAFFPLFPLCIRALMLLGLSAEVAGVLVNNLAFLGALLLLANWMARQYGTNAARWSAAVLAWCPLSLFGTVVYTEGLYLLCSTATLRAFEFKQYPGVALWGMLATATRPTGIAIVPALIIAAWKERRQSIAYLASLAAGSGLLLYSLYCRIYLGDWLAFGRAQQEWKRSLGVDVQGWWKMLMQVVVGTANWKSGRIEDPLHPLLFIAIIALAYCLWRWRSRFNPVKVGYGFCVLVLALWLLAGDPLLNTVAVLGGIYLLWHMRHQLTTIAIAYGFCGLGLLLVSGSTWSLTRLVYGIISLPIALSLLLSRHPRWGYITLVFFTILLILFSVRFAQELWIA